The Kogia breviceps isolate mKogBre1 chromosome 8, mKogBre1 haplotype 1, whole genome shotgun sequence DNA window GTCCGGCTGAACAGCTTAAGCAGTTCCATTCATTATCAAGTTGAAAACTAAGTGGGATGGATGCTCTTAACTTTCTAGCCCACGGCTCCCGAGACTATGGCTCAAGAGTCAGTCATTATAATACAGGAAGAATGAGCCCAAGTTTGCTCGGCTCTCCCGGGGCTGTCGGTAAGCCATCCCAGCAGCAGCGGTGTGGAGAGTGCTCGGTTGCCAAGGCCGTCAAAGATGGCAGGAGAGGGAGAAGCAGCCTAATTGGCGCACTCGGCTCCTGAGCCCGCTAAGAGAACAAAGGCCTGGTCCCCCGACAGGGTGACATTTCCTCTCGCTGCCTGCGAGCCGGGCTCAGCCGAGCCACCAGCTTATGCCTTTGATGGCTGCCTGGGCCCTGGGAAGTGTGCTGCGCCCAGGCGGGCAGCATGTAACCCTCCTCTCTCTCCGCTGGACCAGGTGATGAGCCCGTACTCGCTGCCCTACCTCCTCTTCCTGGCATCGGAGGCGAAACGAGCTGGGCCGACCTGGCGGGGGGGACGCCACTTGCCCTGGGGCTCCCCTGGGTGGCCGAGAGCGCCACACCCACACGCCCTGCTGGTCGCGGCCCAGGAGCCGCCGACGTTCACGCTGAGACTCGGGAGGCAGCAGGACGATGGCAGTGAGGCCACCGGCTTCCTTCTGGGCGACGGCGAGAAAGCTGGTGGCCTGTTAGGGACCCTGGCAGAGGAGCTCAACGGCTACAGCAGGGAGAAAGGCGGCTCCAGCTTCTGCTTCGGCCAGGGGTGAAGGGGCCAGAGCACCCCAGAAAGGGCTCCTCTgcgacccccccccccgccccgccattCCTATTCCCATCTTCTCCTCGAGCCTCAAAGACCAAGACGCTGGGAAAGTGTGGGTATTAGTATAATGAATTATAACAGAAATTATAATAGCAGTGGTTTTGCTTAGgtgggtgcttttttttttttttgtggtacgcgggcctctcactgttgtggcgtctcccgttgcggagcacaggctccgggcgcgcaggctcagcggccatggctcacgggcccagccgctccgcggcacgtgggatcttcccggaccggggcacgaaccccatgtcccctgcatcggcaggtggactctcaaccactgcgcccccagggaagcccatacattaggtctttattgctttttttttttttttttttttttttggtgcttacttttgatttccacCTTTGCTGAAGCAAAATTCTGGATGGTGTCACAAAGGAGGGGACCAAAAGCAAGTCCCAGTTAGGAAGAGAACATAGCTGCTGGCGGAGCTCCCTAGCGGGCTGTTGCGTTTCAGCCCCTTCCCCTGGGGGGCTGGCTCTGAGCGGTCCCCTGGCCCCGGTGGCGTGGAGCCGAGGATGCCTGAGGATATCGTTGGGCCGTGAATATGAATAGGCAGGGCTGGCCCTGCCGGCCCCAAGTTGAAGGTCAGCGGACTGAGCGATTACAGTGGGATAATCAAAGTTTTGACCGCCTCCATCGGGAGGTCTGTGGTTGACATCCAAAGCGCAACTGTGAGCGAGCACATTCCACTGGGCACAGAGTATGGCTCTGAAAGTTAACGATGGAAAAAAGAAACCTTGTTCTCCATTCCATTAACACAACATCCCCCTGGCAAGAAAACCTCATCCCGCTGGTGTTGAGATGCCATTCGGAACCACCGGCCCATCCCCTTCTGACAACTCTCCTTCTCGGCGGTGCAGCATTTGCCAAGCCAAGAGTCCCGTGGGATATGAACGGGGAAGGAAGACATTTGTGCTGTAGCAAGGTTGCACTGCCAATGCTCAGACTATGAACGTGTTGTatcttttgaaataaaagttGTAACAACTGCAACACTGTAATGGAAAGCCCGCCTGACTCTTGGCTACAGGTCCTGGGTGCCCCAGGAACTTCGCTTTCCTGAGCTGCAAGTGCCTTAACTTTGGAGAGATGGAAAGCGTGTTGCATGTAcccacacacccctcccagcatCCCCTTAATTGGCAGTTGGTAAAATACCGATGGCCACAGGTACAGGGAGACACACACAAAGTGCCTTTTCCTCTCCCACTAGATTGCTCTCTCCCTGGTTTTCTCAAAGCCGGGAGCATTCTGAAAACAACTTCTCTACCCCCGAGGGAAGCTGGCGCTGGGCCTGGGGTGGCTGCAGCCCGGGCGTGAGGCAGAGAGTCTCTCTCAAACGCTGCTTTGCCGTGTCCCGCATCCCATCCCGAGTCAGATACAGCAATCTGATGCTGCTCGCTCCTGGGCTGGCTTCAGCTGCCGAGATGAGAACCTGTATTGATGTTCCCATGGCAAcatctcccctcctccttttGAGCTATTGCTTGCCCCTGTTCACaactgagtaattttccattgagCTGTCACAATTAATTGGTAGATTTTTAGGAGCCTTTTAGAACCACGCCGGGCAGGGCCCAGCTTGGCACCTTGGAGCATTTCACAGTGCTTTCCATTCTATTAGAGACTTATATTCCTCAGTAGCAGCTCTCAGTCCTCGACAGCCAGAAAGCCACTTCATTAAGGGGTGACGGATCTGAGCCACAAAAGAGGCGGGCTGACTGGGGAGCAGAAAGGGGCTGGAGAGATGGGACGGGAACACAGGAGTCAGAACATCACCTTATGCCGAGGCGAGCTGCCTTCTCCTGGGgctcctccctgctccccccGATGCCTTGGTATATGTGTCCTGGGGCTCAGGGCCGCTGTGACAGGGGCCAGACAGTGACACTGGGTCTGGGAGGCACATCGTACTCTTTGTCCTCTGCCACTGTCGAGGAAAGGATGATCCAGGATGCCTCCTGCTAACGTGACGGACTGACAGGGGTGGGTCTTTGTCGGTGAAAGAGGCAAGCACTCAGCCCTCAAGCCACGGAAGGCAAATCTCAGGAAAACGAGCCCCAGTGTGTCCATAGAGGACAGCCCTGGTGCTGAGACTGTACAATGCAGGGTGGCCGGGTGAAGGAAGTACGATCCCAGCCAAGCATGTGCTCATTTCCACTCTGTTAAGGGCGGTGCGGGGGCAGCAACCCGGATTACCCCATCCCTTAGCTCATTTATACACACAAAGAAGCCAGAGGACGTGCTCGCGAAAGACCAGGTGAAACAGAACAGAGCAGAGGCCAAGGGCAGAGGGCCGCCCCGTGGCAAGGTCCCCGGGCTGACGTTCTCTCGCCAACTTCTACTCTCAGGACAAAAGGAGCCGCCCCTGTAGTCATTAACCGTGAGAACTCGGAGGTCACCAAGGTGGAGACACTCCTGCATGTGGATGCACCCACCCTGGGTATACACTGGCCGGTTTTCAATTTAGCAGGATTAGATTAACCTTGATGGGGAAATCTGAGATAAAGCGGGGAGGGGGAGAGCCTTCAAAGCAGAGGATACCCTGTCATTAGGCTTTCATCACTGAACAAAAATCAACAACAGAGCTGTTCTTTCCAGTTGCTTGTATATTTGAGCTCAATAACCCTGGAAATCAGAGCTATCAAACTGCTGAGGGCATTGATCTCTTAGATCCACTCCCACTACATTTGGCTAAATTTCCTCTTTACCCCCCCAGCCCTCTCGACCCTACTGGCTCTGTCAAGGTTTGGGGGCCTCTCGTGCCACCCCACACCTCGCTCTCTTCTTGGTGGGGAAGTTTACTCTCCAGGTTAGTGAAGGTGAGGCTCTTCGGAAAACACTTATTTTGGAAGCGGGGAGATAAAGCTCCCTCTGGGCCGCGAGGCCCGCGCCACCGGGCGTGGCAGTGTCTCTCCTCCAGCCCAGGCACCCGAGACCTCTTTGCATTCGCCCACTTTATACATTCAAGACACAAAAAAGGCTTCATCTTGGTGTGTAGATCTCAAGGTATTTAGCTATTGAAACGGACGGGGAatatttgtctatattttcttgtatgtttaaaatgttaataaaaatgtctaagaaaaaaaagagatctgTGTGGCCAGCGAAAGCCATCAGGGCGCTGCTGTAGTAAACAAGAGGCCGCCTCGTCCTAACTTGGCGCTGGTGCCCGAGATGCTGCATGACACACTCCACTGGAGACCCCGACCCAGGTGAGGGGCTTCCACCCTccaggcagggagctggggccCCGCCCAAGATGGGGGGCAACCAGGGAGGGCAGACACGGGCAGGGGGTACTGTGGTCGGGCAGTCTTACCCCACCTGATGTCTTCTGTACCAAGATGACATATAGAAATCGATCCCCCAGAGCACTCGGTTGGGGAACGGTCTATAAAATATCCCCGACACCCAAAAAGCTGGGCTAGCCGTGAATTCTGACTTCTTCTCTTCCACGTGAAGGGAGGAGCCCGGCCCTGGAGCCGGGCTCTACTAGTCATGCTGTGGCCATCTGGACCATCAACAAATTCGTCTGGCACCACGGGTGTTAAGCCGGCTcgtgctgtgtgacctcgggcaagctGCTTCACGTCTCTGAACCCAGCTTTCTCACCCATCAAATGAAGACAGTGACAGAACctccctcattaaaaaaaaaaaaaaaaaaggtgtgggtGTTTCGCGTAGTAATGCAGAGCGCATCTATGATAGCTAAAAGCGCTCACGTGTGAGCTataattctaagaaaactttcaTCGCAATATAACACACATCCGGAACGCGCCCCAGTTCTAAGTGTAGTCTGGTGAATTGTCACCAAGTGACACACCCATTAGCCAGCACCACCCAGACTAAGCAAGAGGACATCACCTGCCCCCAGAGCTCCCTTGTGCCCCGACCAGGCGTGACCCTCCTTCCCGCACCCCGACCACCCGTCCCCTGACTTCTACACCAGACTACATGCCCGTTGAAGTACATGGGGGCTGACACATCACCATGTCGCCTGGCGGCTGCCCGGCATGACATACCATGGGGTGGGGAGAGTCTGTCCCACCCCACCGCTCCCCGACATTCCACGGAGTGAACGCCCCGCACGTACCTATCCTTCCTGCTCTTGATGACCCTGGGTTGTTTTCCGTTTGGGGTTCTtcagtgtttgggtttttttttttttgttacgtatatgtatttttaaacatctttactggagtatgatcgctttacaatggtgtgttagtttctgctgtgtaacaaagtgaatcagctatacgtatacatatgtccccgtatctcctctctcttgcgtctccctcccaccctccccatcccacccctctaggaggtcacagagcaccgagctgatccccccgtgctacgcggctgcttcccacttgctatctattttacagtcgGTAGTCAGAAAGAGCAAGTGTTTTGCTTTTAAAGCGTTGACACTCCAGGCTTGCATTTGGTGGCAGCACTATCAACAGCAGCTGCCCGCCTTCGGTGGGCTTGGCCCTCGGGGACTCACTCCTCGGTTCTGGACCTCGAGGGCAGGACTCGGAATTGTGTGCACGCCGGCACGTCTTCCTGGGGCTAAATCCGCAGTCCTCATTTGGTCTTCAAGGGCTGCTGGGACCTACAAAAGGTTAAGGACCACTGTCCTAGAATGGCTAGACCCAAGTAATTTTCTTGGGCTCGGGTGACATTCATGGAAGATTCTCACTTCGGAGAAGAGTCTTCTAAGACCCTTATTTCTCACCGGAACGGCCGCCAAGGTGGCTAGCGTGTATACGAGGCTGCGTCCTGGCCTCACCGCGTGTGAGCTGTGGCCGGACAAGAAAACTCCAGTCACAGGGCGTGGGGAAAACGGGACGACGCACCCTGCCCAAGAGGCCGCGGTGAGGATGCCGTGGCGGGGCCTCACGCCAGGGTGGCTGTCAGCATAACCGCTCTACGCCTTTCAGATTGCGGGCCGTCACTCAAGGGAAGAGCGCGCTGCCTGTGGAAAAGCCCTGCAACTCGGGAGGCCTGGCGTCAAGTGATGGTTCAGCCACTAACAGACTCTGCGGCCTGGGCCTGGGTCCCGCCTCTGGGAGGCGAGGGAAGACATGGGTCCCGGGGGCCGTCGGCAGCTCCGGCTCGAGCGCGCCGCCGGATGTGCAGCCCAGCCCGCTGCCGAGGTCCCCGGGGAAGAGGCTTCACTGGACCGTGCTCTTCAATGTGCTTTGGTGGACGGGAACTGTATCCTCTGACAAGGCTGCTGGCttaatcattatcattatcagaGGGTGCTACTCACTCCCCCCGACTTCCACTTTCCGAGCTGCCAGCTGGCGTTAAGTGGAGACCAGGACGAGGGCTCGTCAGCGCCCTCCTCGACGGTCCCCTTGGGAGAGGTCGCAGCTCGGCCCGGGGCCAGCACACCCTGCTCTTCCTCATCCACGCCAAGAAATAAGATGGCCGGTGCGTGGGACACAAGCGAGGGGTGCTCCGGGGACTGATGACAGTGGCGGAAAGTGAGTTCAAAGGTAAAGAGAAAGAATGCACTCGGGGAGGGATTAACCCTTACAGGCCAGAGAGGAATCCGGGACGTGACCTCCTTCCCCCATTTCAGTGACGCCGTGACGGCCTGACAAGTGGCACAGCCCCACTCTCGGTGCCGCCGCCAAGAGCCAGGCTGCTGGCAGGTAGGTGTCAAGGGCACAGGAAGGGCCTGAGGACAGGCTTGTGAGACGGCCGATGCGGGATCGTTCTACTCTGTAAGACCCAACACGGAGACCCCGGCCCCTTCAGGAAAGCCCGACTCCTTCCCTGCCCACACGCTCGCCACGGCTCCGAGCAACAGGGAGGAACCGCAGACCAAAGCAACCTGCCCACGTGCTAGTgttgtaaacatttatttaaaaaatactacggAGGAGAGACGTGGATTCAAATAACAGAGTCACATACAGAAACAAAATGTattggactgaaaaaaaaaaaaaaaaaaaaagacaccatagGCATTCCGGAAGGGAGGACGGTGGAAAACTATTTACACGTCATTTATAAAAGAGCAAGTCTATAAAAAGAGTGTAATACCAAAGTATAAATGCAAAATATAGTGGCACATCATGTGAACAAGAAGAGACCAGTACCTCACAGAAACAGGCGGTGGAGGGAACCTGGGCgggctttgtttttgctttgtctGCAAGGCCACTGGCGGTGTTCTGGCACCTCCCTCGGTCTGTGTAGCACAGCAGTCTGGGGGGCAAAGAGGTGACGTGCTGTGAAAACAGCATAAAACGACTCGGGGGACACCACCTCTACCAGAGAAATAAAATACGAATTCAGGTGATGAGCGTAAAAATCGGGCCTGTGCAGGTCACGCGGGCCCTGGGAGGCCTGGGGAGCGGAAGGTGGTTTCCTCCTGGTTTCTCCAGGGGGCGCTCCTGAACGCGGCGAGGCCCAGACAGGTGCCCGTCAGCCTGTTCTTCAGCAGCCACTCTAGGTCAAGGTCAAGGACACCGGGCTCCTGCCCTACGAGCCTGGTCCTGGACAGCCTGGGGGAGATTACGCTGCTCTCTGAGACCCTTCCTGGGGGTTCGTGGTTTTCTTCATCCCTGATGAGCCCAACCGAAACATTAGGTTAAGCGTTGCCCGCGGTAATTAAATAAGACATGTGCCCGTCAGGGTGCAGCCGACGCTGGCTGGGCTTTGGTGCTCCAGCCCCTTTCCTCCTTTGCGCGCACTGGCGCCCAGTGGCAGCTCCTTCTGTATCGGAGGCAGCCGTGCTGAGGGCCGAGTTCTGAAAGGCTTCAGGAACTCCAGAAAGCTGAAGACTGGCTTGCCACCAGGGAGAGAGCCCTGCAGGTACCTGCTCTGCCTCAGAGGAGGACAACAGAGCGGAAAGAGATCAATCGGAAAGCGAGACCAAGCGCCTCTTCAGGGCACCTGGAAATTCGGAAGGAAGGTAGCCCTGTGCTCACTGCAGACCGGCCCAGCCCCGGGCTCCCTCGGCAGCAGCTGCTCCCCCACCGCCCCGCCTCCCACCTCtggagccccccccccaccccgtacgCTGACCAGCGACCCTGCTACCCTTCAGACTCAAGCTTTCTATCCAGGATTAGCAGTGCGTGTCACGAGAGAGCCGGGAACTGGGCTCTGAGGACTCGGAGAGAGCGGATGACAAGGAGCTTCTCCCACATCACGGGCCTTCTCGGCTTCCCCACCTGTCCCGGCACCCGGACGCTGGTTGGTTTTAGCACCCTGTTTTACCCCCCAAATCAAGAGCTGTCCTTCACGTGAGGAAATGGTGAGGGCACCAGCCCGCGGCAGCAGTGGAGGGCAGGGTGGCCAGCTGGCAGCGCTTCCCAAGATGCAGCTCTGGAAACGTTGTCTTCGGCACAGGAGGCGCGAGGAAGATGAGGGCACCACCTCTCTGCGCGGGGTGAGTGGAGGTGACAGTTCCCAAGGCCTTGGTGACCCAGCTCCCAGGCAGGGTACTCGTTCTTGGGGTGAAATGGAGGTGAAGGCATAGCCAGGGGAGGTCCTCCAGAAAGACGGATGAAAAGGAGGCGCTCATCTGCCTTCCCACCTGCCCCCGAGAGCTCAGTTTTGAAGCGCGATGTGGGAAAGAGGCTGGCGTGCAGTCCACAGAGCAGGAACTCCACAGATAGAACTCGGACAGATGGCTCAGGGAGCCCGGGCTGAGGGGAAGGCAAGTGCAGGAGAACAGCGGGGCCGTGGCATAGGTAGTAGGGCTGCACTCCACGGCAGCCTCAGCTCTGCCCGGCGCCAAGCTCCCGGGCCCAGGCCCCAGCTCGCCGGTCCTCTCTCAGCCACCGTCACGGGCACGGGGGGGGCCCTCACGCGCTGCAGGCTCCCGGCGCCCGGCTTCTGCTACCTCTGTACGATGTCACTGATCTCTTTCACGGAGCTGAGGAGTTTGCTGAAGTCCTGGGTGGCCGCCGGGCCACCCCCTGCTGTCGCCGGGCAGATCTGAAGCTCCCGAagattattctccagtttgttgaTGGCCTCGCGGAAGGCGAATTTGTTCCTCATTTGCTGGATGGAGTCCACATAGCTCACACAGAACGTGTAGAGGTTTTTGCCGGCTTCCAGCACGGCGCTGTGGCTGGCCATCTGCTCAGAGTTCTTGGAGATGGCCAGGCACAGGGCCTCGGTGCCGTCCAGGACCATGCCCTTGGTGATGGCGCCACTGGCAATCCGCTCCGGAGGCTGGCGGGTTTTCCGAAGAGACACGCGGGTCGATATGAGAGGGATGAAGGCAGTGGAGGACGGCTGGTCCCCTGCCAGGGCAGAGGATGCTGACGGCAACGCGGAGGGCGCAGGGGCTGGGCTGGTCGGGGTCCCCGCTGGCTTGGCGGACGACTGGGGCTTTGGCATGGACGGGAGCGCGGGCTTCCTGACGCCCTCTCCCGGCTGGCTGGGTTTGGCAGTGTCGCTGTTCACAGCATCCACAACCAGAGCCGTGGGTTTTGCTTTCCCACTGGCACCTGTCTCCCCGGCTGCTTCCTGGCTCGGGCTCTGGGAGGCCTTCCCGGCTTTCCCAACGGAGGCTggaggcgggggcggcggggcgggtTTGAGCTTGGACAACTTCCCCTTGTCTCTCCCTGGGGACTCGGAGGAGGGCTTGGGCCTCCTCACTCTGGACTCCTCGGCAGGGGCCTTGCCGGTCCCTCCAGAAGCACCCGGCGCCGCCCTGCTGGCGGGGGGCACCGGCTCAGCAGGCGCCCCCGAGGCCCCGGACTTCCCAGCCTCGTCCTTGTGGGCAAGGCTAGAGGAAGGCGTGACCACAACCTGCCTACGGAGGAGTTTGGGGGTCAGGCTGGGAGGGCTGGAGCCCGGGCTGGACTCGGCCGCGTCTTTGAAGACCTCGTCGGCCGCCTCCTCGGTCTTCTTCACCAGCCTGGGTGGGGGCGTGCCCGTCGTGCCTCTGGTCGCCTGGTCGGACCTGTTCTCGCTTGCCCGCTTCCGAGGCAGAGCTGGCTTCTCACTCTTGTGCCCTCCAAACGTGGACGAGTCAAACTGTCTTCCCGTGGACTGCAGATCCCGAGGCAGCGTGACCGACCGCCACTCGGTGTCCCGGGCCCCGTGGGGCACGCAGGAGGCGGAGCAGGACCGCAGGAAGCGCTTGCTGGCGCTGCCGCCGCCCTCCTCCTCGCTGGCTGCTAAGCGGCTGCTGGTCAGCGTGCTGGACTTTTTCCACAGGTGGGGCGACCGGAAGCCTGTACCCCCTGACTCCCGGAAGGCTCCATTGGGGACGCCAGCCCCGCTGCTGGGCTTTAGGGACTTGGCTGGCTCGGCTGCGTCCGTGGGCGCGAGCGCCGGCGCCCCGTTGCTGATGTCTCGGCCTTCTTCCTCAGGGGCCCCCTTGCGCTCTGGCTGGCCGTCCATCTCCCGGAAGGAGCTGCTGCGTTTGGGAGGGGTTGgggctgttttcttcttcttcttgatcAAGGCACTGAACAAGTTGGTCTTCTTGTCTTTGGGGAGAAGGCGCTCGTCTTCATTTAGGCCACCATCCTGAGGACCTCGTTCTTTCCGGGGGAGCAATGGAGACACAGCAGGCTCGTGGTCCAGAGGATCTGAAACACATGGGGAAGAGTTTAATGACTCCAGGCCAAAGGCGACTGAGAGAGCAGGGAACCTGCCTGGACGGGCCGGCCTGTTCCTAGAGAGCAGCCACGGGTCTGGGCGCTGGGCTCTGAGAGGCCTGCCTGCGGTCCTCCTGCCAGCCGCCCGGCGCGTTAGTTCTCTGCTCGGCCGTCTCATCTACAACACGCAGGACGTTAAACCCATCCACAGCGCCGCTGTGAGAACGTAACGCGATGACGAACGTGAGGCCGTCACAGCTCTTGGCACGAAATTTCTTGGTAACTGCTGTCACTGTTGTTGGTATTATTAGGAAAAGCTTAGGTCTCTTCTCCTTGAAGACAGCACAGCAAAAAGTGGGGACACCCCCAGTCCCCTCATCTCTTTGCTGGTTTCCTTTAAAGTAGCAGAGTCCCCTCAACACCACTATCTGGAGAGTACAAAGCAGGACAAGGCCAAGCACAGGGTCAGAACCTGTGCCTCTCAGACCCGTCAGCCGCTGGAGGCCCCCACGAGGATGCTCAGGAGGGAAGGGGCCACACACCACAGGGTGCAGGGACAGGAAACGAGATGGGTGacctttcaaaatttttaaatgggcgtTCTTGAAATATGAATAATAGCTTCTAAGAAATTTTTCTGCTGTTGCCAAGCTCCCCGCGAGTGAACGACAGAACTCTCCCTCCGAGGGCAGCTGCGAGCGCGGTTGCCGTCAGCGCCCTGTAACTCAAAGCTGAGGTAGCGGGGGCCTTTGTGCGGACGCCAGGCAGCACACAGGGCTTCTGAATCAGGGGGAGCCAAGGGCCTCCCCGAACCTTCATCCAGCGGAAGAAGGTGAAGAAAGTGAAATTCTAATGAATTATGCACAGCTCTGTTTCAGGGCTGAAGAGCTAATTGACACTCTTGGCTCACCATGAGACTACGTATCAAAATACCTCTCAGATGAATACTGATGGGCATAAATGAACACGATTGCTTATCAATCAGTGGGCTTTTAATAAGCCGCAATTTTTCACAGCAGCCTCTCCTCCCCACACCGTTCCACGACCTGAAATCAGGACCGCTAACAGAAGGACGCAGGGGCCAGATTCTGGATAGTCTACATGCTATCAAAGCGGGGTGAGCAAGACGGTCCAAGGGCGCAGCAAGAACGCACTCTAACTTAGATTCATTTCTTATGTAAACCTTTCAAGTGTCTAtatttttgctatattttatGGTATACGTGTCTGTGCAGTAGTACATACACATCCCTATGTATAAGACCTGCacactcaacttttttttttttaacatctttattggagtagaattgctttacaatggtgtgttcgtttctgctttataatgaagtgaatcagttatacatatgcatatgtccccatctctcttccctcttctgtctccttccctcccaccctcaactTTTAAGAATTAATATGGGTAcatgatgaaaaaaaattggGAACCATGGGGTCTACAGAGCCTGGCTCTGTCCTGCCCCTTCCCATTCACCCAACGTGCGGTCCGTCTCAGCATCACCCAGATGCCGGGCCCACCTCAGACACCCCCATTCAGTTGGTCTGCTGTAGAACCGAggcttctgtattttttctttttctttctttctttcttttcttttcttttcttttttttttttttttttttgttggaggAACTGCTAAATCATAACAGTCTCGCTCAGAGTCAAGCCCGGCACATAGGAAGCACCGGATCAGTGTTTACTAACGTTACTCCGGATAACATCTCAAGAGCCCTTTTTCACCACTCCCACTGCCCTCGCTAGTCTAGGGAACAGCACCAGAAACAGTCTCTTCTCAGAGACCACGAGGGGACACCAGCTCCCCAGCTCTCCACAGGTGTCCCCTGGCTCCATCAGTGCCAGTGAGTTTTTCAAATCAGTGCTTTCACAACGAGCTGCTCTTCGTTTGGTTCAATGTTATTATTGCTGCATCTGCCACAAGAGCAACCACAAATGCTGCGAATAATACCTGAAAAAGTGGGTTTGTTCTTAGTAGGTTTCATAAGCACCACTGCCTAAGCCAACGGCTCCTCAATGATGGGGCAGGGGGTGGCGGTGGGAAAAGGAGAACCTTCCTCTTTCCGAAGCTGGACCACTAACACGgggtctgcctgtctgtctgtgcAGTTTCTGCTCACTGCTTCCCATCTGCCTGCACTGGCCCTGAGGGTTGACTCCCCCAGGCTTCAGGCGGGTGCGGGTGGCGAGGACGTACCGGTCTCTCCTGGGCCCTTGGAGTGGGGCATCTCGGGCACGTCGGGGGCGTCTTTGTGTTCGGCAGCTCTCCTGGAGGTTCTCGTCTTGGTGGGCAGCTCTGGGGCCTGCAGCAGAGTGCCTGCAACCCCTCGCATGCCTTTCTTCCCCAATTCCTTTTCCACTTCTAAGAACCaccaaaaaaatcaacaacaaaaccagcagtcatcaGTAACGACGTCACTTTGGtatgttggttttctttttctttttaagacaaGAGTAGTCATCTACACACAGTTACAGAA harbors:
- the ABL1 gene encoding tyrosine-protein kinase ABL1 isoform X1, with the translated sequence MGQQPGKVLGDQRRPSLPALHFIKGAGKKESSRHGGPHCNVFVEHEALQRPVASDFEPQGLSEAARWNSKENLLAGPSENDPNLFVALYDFVASGDNTLSITKGEKLRVLGYNHNGEWCEAQTKNGQGWVPSNYITPVNSLEKHSWYHGPVSRNAAEYLLSSGINGSFLVRESESSPGQRSISLRYEGRVYHYRINTASDGKLYVSSESRFSTLAELVHHHSTVADGLITTLHYPAPKRNKPTVYGVSPNYDKWEMERTDITMKHKLGGGQYGEVYEGVWKKYSLTVAVKTLKEDTMEVEEFLKEAAVMKEIKHPNLVQLLGVCTREPPFYIITEFMTYGNLLDYLRECNRQEVGAVVLLYMATQISSAMEYLEKKNFIHRDLAARNCLVGENHLVKVADFGLSRLMTGDTYTAHAGAKFPIKWTAPESLAYNKFSIKSDVWAFGVLLWEIATYGMSPYPGIDLSQVYELLEKDYRMERPEGCPEKVYELMRACWQWNPCDRPSFAEIHQAFETMFQESSISDEVEKELGKKGMRGVAGTLLQAPELPTKTRTSRRAAEHKDAPDVPEMPHSKGPGETDPLDHEPAVSPLLPRKERGPQDGGLNEDERLLPKDKKTNLFSALIKKKKKTAPTPPKRSSSFREMDGQPERKGAPEEEGRDISNGAPALAPTDAAEPAKSLKPSSGAGVPNGAFRESGGTGFRSPHLWKKSSTLTSSRLAASEEEGGGSASKRFLRSCSASCVPHGARDTEWRSVTLPRDLQSTGRQFDSSTFGGHKSEKPALPRKRASENRSDQATRGTTGTPPPRLVKKTEEAADEVFKDAAESSPGSSPPSLTPKLLRRQVVVTPSSSLAHKDEAGKSGASGAPAEPVPPASRAAPGASGGTGKAPAEESRVRRPKPSSESPGRDKGKLSKLKPAPPPPPPASVGKAGKASQSPSQEAAGETGASGKAKPTALVVDAVNSDTAKPSQPGEGVRKPALPSMPKPQSSAKPAGTPTSPAPAPSALPSASSALAGDQPSSTAFIPLISTRVSLRKTRQPPERIASGAITKGMVLDGTEALCLAISKNSEQMASHSAVLEAGKNLYTFCVSYVDSIQQMRNKFAFREAINKLENNLRELQICPATAGGGPAATQDFSKLLSSVKEISDIVQR
- the ABL1 gene encoding tyrosine-protein kinase ABL1 isoform X3, translating into MGQQPGKVLGDQRRPSLPALHFIKGAGKKESSRHGGPHCNVFVEHEALQRPVASDFEPQGLSEAARWNSKENLLAGPSENDPNLFVALYDFVASGDNTLSITKGEKLRVLGYNHNGEWCEAQTKNGQGWVPSNYITPVNSLEKHSWYHGPVSRNAAEYLLSSGINGSFLVRESESSPGQRSISLRYEGRVYHYRINTASDGKEDTMEVEEFLKEAAVMKEIKHPNLVQLLGVCTREPPFYIITEFMTYGNLLDYLRECNRQEVGAVVLLYMATQISSAMEYLEKKNFIHRDLAARNCLVGENHLVKVADFGLSRLMTGDTYTAHAGAKFPIKWTAPESLAYNKFSIKSDVWAFGVLLWEIATYGMSPYPGIDLSQVYELLEKDYRMERPEGCPEKVYELMRACWQWNPCDRPSFAEIHQAFETMFQESSISDEVEKELGKKGMRGVAGTLLQAPELPTKTRTSRRAAEHKDAPDVPEMPHSKGPGETDPLDHEPAVSPLLPRKERGPQDGGLNEDERLLPKDKKTNLFSALIKKKKKTAPTPPKRSSSFREMDGQPERKGAPEEEGRDISNGAPALAPTDAAEPAKSLKPSSGAGVPNGAFRESGGTGFRSPHLWKKSSTLTSSRLAASEEEGGGSASKRFLRSCSASCVPHGARDTEWRSVTLPRDLQSTGRQFDSSTFGGHKSEKPALPRKRASENRSDQATRGTTGTPPPRLVKKTEEAADEVFKDAAESSPGSSPPSLTPKLLRRQVVVTPSSSLAHKDEAGKSGASGAPAEPVPPASRAAPGASGGTGKAPAEESRVRRPKPSSESPGRDKGKLSKLKPAPPPPPPASVGKAGKASQSPSQEAAGETGASGKAKPTALVVDAVNSDTAKPSQPGEGVRKPALPSMPKPQSSAKPAGTPTSPAPAPSALPSASSALAGDQPSSTAFIPLISTRVSLRKTRQPPERIASGAITKGMVLDGTEALCLAISKNSEQMASHSAVLEAGKNLYTFCVSYVDSIQQMRNKFAFREAINKLENNLRELQICPATAGGGPAATQDFSKLLSSVKEISDIVQR